GCAACTGTGAGCGATGGAGGCGCCCGCACTCAAGGCGACTCCTACCATTATAGCTTCCGCTATCTCCTCATCCGTTGCGCCGGCTTCTTTCGCCTTGCGCGTGTGGCCGTCTATGCAGTACGGGCAGTGTGTGATGTGGGCGCAGCCGACCGCAATCAGCTCCTTCGTTTTCTCCGGCAGCGCTCCGGCCTCAAACACTTTCTGGTTGAATTGGGCAAAAGCCGCAAGGAGATCCCCTTTTACCTCGGCGAATTTTCCCATGGCCAGCAGTGCGTCTTTCGAATAAAAATGCTCGGTCATATACACCTCCGGTAATACCTGAGCTACCTGCTTCTTATCTGCATACGACGACTATATTCACATAAACATACCACCTTCCCCGCCGGCAGTCAACAAGAAAAAAAGATGGCGGGAATGCGCGCCTCCCAATGGCGCGGGAAGTCCATGCCGGAATAGAGCCGGTTGCGCTGTGAAACGTGTAAACATGACGGGGATGGATAAGTTGTGAATAAATCAAGCAGGAAATCGCTGGATA
The DNA window shown above is from Candidatus Abyssobacteria bacterium SURF_5 and carries:
- a CDS encoding carboxymuconolactone decarboxylase family protein, translated to MTEHFYSKDALLAMGKFAEVKGDLLAAFAQFNQKVFEAGALPEKTKELIAVGCAHITHCPYCIDGHTRKAKEAGATDEEIAEAIMVGVALSAGASIAHSCIAMKAIE